TTGTGATATAATCAGCCAGAGCCGCATTGCCTACCCGTGGCTGGCCATAAGTGTACTATAATCTGTGAGCGCACACCATTATGAAGGATTGCGATTTACTTACCACGTCCAGTTCGAATCCTGCATTTCGAAGGATAGTACCTCCCAACGTAGCAAGAGCTCCGCCAAAGCTGTGGCCTGTCACGACAAGAGTATGATCTGGGTATTTTGTCTGTGCGGACTTGATATTGGATGTCAGATCGTCCGCGACAGTCTCCCAGGATTCCAAAAACCCGCTGTGGGCTTTACAATTGCGGCATATACTACTGGCATTGGTCATGCCAAAGTTGAGGTTGGCGATCCAAGTCTTTAGTGTGCGAGTACCCCGGAATGAGACGACAAGTCGCTTGTTTGTTTTGTCTACCGCGAGGAAGCCGGCAACATCACCATAGCTGGACGGCCTGATAGTTGTTCCTATGTCAGCAAACAGTTGGTTGATTTGGCTTTAAAAATGGGTTTCATACTTATCAAACGCATATAGAGTCATTGTGTCAGCGGCCTCCACCAATGGACAGTTGCCTGCCTCGCAAGATAGCCCATCGCCGGCTGAGTCGTCATTGTTCAGGCAGTATGACGCCGCAGCCCACTGGGAGAATAGGGTTAATTGATCAAACAGACCACCTGACACATCTGTTGCTCATTTGGTCAGTAATCGACCTGGAaattttttaaatttttttttttgcgagCGCAGTTGCGTACCTCGAGGAACCGAACGAGAAGGAGCAGCAACCGCCAACGCCGCAAGAGCAGCGATACTCCAAAGCCTACCAAGCCGAAGCATTATGGAGATCTCTGGAGTAGGGCTTTCTCAACGGCGAGTGTGCGCACACACACCTTGATATAGCCATGTAGACGGATCCATATGGATCCCAAAATCCTTCGCAAATCGCGACATCTTCGAGGAGCGGGGTACAATGCCCATTCTCCCGTAGattaaaattttttttcggacTCAGCTGTATCACCGGTTCCATGGCGCAAATTTCACGGGGGACCGGTGGGATTCCGTTGAGATCAACATTGAATTCTTGCAATTGTTGAGTTTTGTCACTCACCCCTGAGAAATCTCGCGTGATTGGACGATTTTTGGTCTGCATATTAAGATAGCGGAGTCGTCCATCCAGAACGAGGTTAGGGCTGGGAGAGGGGCTCAGGGGTACCTTGCAGGGGAGTGTGTCCAACGATGATTGTTTCTCCAAATGCGATAGCAAGTTCCGTTTAGGTGACCATTTGGGTGAACATTTTGGGCTTTTCGCATTTCGGGTCAACGGACGGAGTAGGTTTCAGGGTTATTGATTGGTTTATGCGTGGGGACATTGCCAGGTGTTCAACATTATCTGAAACGGAGTGTAGATTGCCGAAGAGTCGAATGTTTGTAGAAGAAATTCCAGCCATCCACTTCCACCCGTGATCGTAGCAACATACCCTCAAGGCTTTGTATGTTTTGAAGTCAATCTCGAACTACGGTACTCCGTATATATAAACAGGTGTGATCATTTGAAGCGTAAATTTGATTCGACTGAGTCCATTCCATTTTCAATGGTggagttgtttttttttttgactttTTTGGACTTTTCTCTCTCGAGGCctcggaaaaaaaaaatttctcatTGTGGGGGAGTCCCGTCCTCGATTTCCAGTCACAACCCGTATCTGGTTTATCATTTGCTGCCAGCAAGCAACCTTGGTCTCCAGTGACACTCGGTGCCCAGGTCCAAAGCGGGGCTTGGTCAGCATTTCTCATTGTTATTGGAATAACTTTCCACTACTGGTGGGATTCAATCTTCATTCCCTCTTCAACACCAGTCATACCGGTGTCCTGTCCATCGTCCCCGTCTGCACCGTCACCGTTAACAAGGACTCGGGGAGGGATGGTGTAACCGGGAGGCAACGGGGTGCCAGGAGTCACAGCAACAATGTTGTCGTTCTCATCGACCATCTCGAAGTTATATCGTGATAGGAGATGTGGAATGGCAGAGAGTTGAGGGCCATAGCGAGCAGTGTTGTCATACAACTCGAACAGCGGCACAGCGAGAAGTTTCATGTTTTTCGGAACGGAGAGAACCTCTATTAAAATTGGGTCAAGTGTAAGTAATCTTTTACTGGGGCAACCATCATGGTGGGTTAGCACTCACTCTTCTTGGGGAGGCGAATAAAGTACAACTTCTTGCATTCCTTGGGGCGAGTGACATGTCCAGGAAGGAACGGATACATAAAAGTCTCGAAGTTGGGTCGCCACCATTGCGCAAGTGTGTCGCTGATTTCCCAGTCATCGTTCACACCTTCACCGGAGAACTGAGATCCCACAGGTGCGAGACGCTCATTCAGTCGTTTCTTGAAACCTTCAATCTCGTCATCCTCGTGGTGAAGATAGTCGCCTGGCCTGAAGACTATTAGCAGTGGATTGTGAATAAAGGCGTATAAACAATAGAGAACTTGCAGTTTAAAGAATGCATTGGCAATCTGCAGCATCAGCACATGGGGGTGATTGTGCTCGTGGCACACCAGGATTCCCTCACAAGTCCGTCGCATCCCATGGAGGCCATAATGTTCCTCGAGGCGCTTCAGCCGTGCTAGAACCGAAGGATCCTCTTCGGGTTGTGTTTCCTTGGTGCCGAAGGTATAGTTCGACAAGGGGTACAGGCGGACAGTCTCCGGCTGCTGCGCGGTAAAGTCCTTAGGGACGGTGGGCCTAGAAGTCATCGGGTCAGACTAATCTATTCAAAAATTGAATTATCAAATGACATGTTTATCTGGAATACTGACGGAAGTCCACTGACAGGGACATCCTGTGTAGTAGTAGCCATGTTCGACGGACCGTTAGTTGTTGTATTTGCGAACAACAACATTCAGCTTTCCCCAAGCTTACTTATCGCTTATCGTCTTCACGGCGAGTGATCCAGGTCTCGGGAGAACGATATCCCGAGAGAGGAGGGTGGATTATCCGATGTCG
Above is a window of Penicillium digitatum chromosome 2, complete sequence DNA encoding:
- a CDS encoding Cleavage and polyadenylation specific factor 5, which translates into the protein MATTTQDVPVSGLPPTVPKDFTAQQPETVRLYPLSNYTFGTKETQPEEDPSVLARLKRLEEHYGLHGMRRTCEGILVCHEHNHPHVLMLQIANAFFKLPGDYLHHEDDEIEGFKKRLNERLAPVGSQFSGEGVNDDWEISDTLAQWWRPNFETFMYPFLPGHVTRPKECKKLYFIRLPKKKVLSVPKNMKLLAVPLFELYDNTARYGPQLSAIPHLLSRYNFEMVDENDNIVAVTPGTPLPPGYTIPPRVLVNGDGADGDDGQDTGMTGVEEGMKIESHQ
- a CDS encoding Lipase, class 3, producing MLRLGRLWSIAALAALAVAAPSRSVPRDVSGGLFDQLTLFSQWAAASYCLNNDDSAGDGLSCEAGNCPLVEAADTMTLYAFDKPSSYGDVAGFLAVDKTNKRLVVSFRGTRTLKTWIANLNFGMTNASSICRNCKAHSGFLESWETVADDLTSNIKSAQTKYPDHTLVVTGHSFGGALATLGGTILRNAGFELDVYTYGQPRVGNAALADYITNQGSLWRVTHHDDLVPKVPPSHFGFSHASPEYWITVGDDTTVTSSDIDVIEGIGSMAGNAGTFDPSIEDHYWYLGHIDACR